In one window of Candidatus Afararchaeum irisae DNA:
- a CDS encoding FAD-dependent oxidoreductase has product MADTDTTVTVIGDGPAGLGAALILAKDGQDVEVFGDDESRMHDAYLYNYPGIDEIHGSDFMEILRDQCEDFDTSINHERVEEIEVEDDGFTVTTESGDEYSSEYTVIATGLDKDLAEDIGLEFDGDSVEADKFGRTNVDDLYAAGWVMRGHKIEAAISVGDGQAVALDILSDIKGEPYHDFDVP; this is encoded by the coding sequence ATGGCAGACACAGACACAACAGTCACAGTAATAGGAGACGGTCCAGCGGGTCTGGGTGCCGCCCTCATACTCGCGAAGGACGGTCAGGACGTCGAGGTATTCGGAGACGACGAGTCGAGGATGCACGACGCTTACCTCTACAACTACCCCGGCATAGACGAGATACACGGCTCCGACTTCATGGAGATTCTGAGGGATCAGTGTGAGGATTTCGACACGAGCATCAACCACGAGAGGGTCGAGGAGATAGAGGTCGAAGACGACGGCTTCACGGTTACTACGGAGTCGGGTGACGAGTACAGTTCGGAGTACACCGTAATAGCCACGGGACTCGACAAGGATCTCGCGGAGGACATCGGCTTAGAGTTCGACGGCGACTCCGTCGAAGCCGACAAGTTCGGAAGAACCAACGTAGACGACCTCTACGCCGCGGGATGGGTCATGAGAGGACACAAGATAGAGGCGGCTATCTCGGTAGGAGACGGACAGGCTGTCGCACTCGACATACTCTCCGACATCAAGGGAGAGCCCTACCACGACTTCGATGTTCCCTGA
- a CDS encoding sulfurtransferase TusA family protein, protein MFTCVLRWSTVFGVTKMEVEVDQTLDVKGESCPMPVLQTKKEIDNIGDGEVLEVLATDPGAESDVQSWADRTGNEFLGLEKEGDVLRLYIRKAA, encoded by the coding sequence ATGTTTACCTGTGTTCTAAGGTGGAGTACGGTATTTGGGGTGACAAAAATGGAAGTAGAAGTTGACCAAACGTTAGACGTAAAGGGGGAAAGCTGTCCTATGCCGGTCTTACAGACCAAAAAGGAGATAGACAACATCGGCGACGGCGAGGTTCTCGAAGTCCTCGCGACAGATCCGGGAGCCGAGAGCGACGTTCAGTCGTGGGCAGATAGGACTGGTAACGAGTTCCTGGGACTCGAAAAGGAAGGCGACGTTCTCAGACTCTACATACGTAAAGCAGCCTGA
- a CDS encoding thioredoxin family protein — MGVKVKDFYADWCGPCKKQDPIIEDLEEKHPDVDFEKVDVDDNPDTARDYGVRSVPTIIVEKDGEIVEKFIGVTQAEKIEAAMD; from the coding sequence ATGGGAGTAAAAGTAAAAGACTTCTACGCTGACTGGTGTGGACCGTGTAAGAAACAGGATCCCATAATAGAGGATCTAGAGGAGAAACATCCTGACGTTGACTTCGAGAAGGTAGACGTCGACGACAACCCCGACACCGCGAGGGACTACGGAGTACGTTCGGTTCCGACTATAATAGTCGAGAAGGACGGAGAGATAGTCGAGAAGTTCATCGGAGTCACGCAGGCTGAGAAGATAGAAGCCGCGATGGACTAG
- a CDS encoding GNAT family N-acetyltransferase, with the protein MKEEDQYPEKSVSRFESPPLRFEDRDGRDIRLREYGRSEVEDEFEALFEMYRGFDTQDRAQGIPPIDEDEIRDWLDSITDGVSVVAWSESTAVGHAILVPDGEGRHSLAIFVDQEYQRSGIGSRLIRALLGHAVKKDVDEIWLTVERWNEAAISLYRDVGFEKLSTEPFGMRMGMEIADS; encoded by the coding sequence ATGAAAGAAGAAGACCAGTACCCCGAGAAGTCGGTGAGTAGGTTCGAGTCGCCTCCTCTGAGGTTCGAGGACAGGGACGGACGTGACATACGTCTGAGAGAGTACGGTAGGTCGGAGGTAGAAGACGAGTTCGAGGCACTCTTTGAGATGTACAGAGGCTTCGACACTCAGGATCGCGCTCAGGGGATACCGCCGATAGACGAGGACGAGATACGTGACTGGCTCGACTCTATCACGGACGGCGTGAGCGTCGTGGCTTGGAGTGAGTCGACTGCTGTCGGACACGCTATACTCGTTCCTGACGGTGAGGGAAGACACAGTCTCGCTATATTCGTCGATCAGGAGTACCAGAGGTCGGGCATAGGCTCTCGTCTGATACGTGCACTCCTTGGACACGCAGTCAAGAAAGACGTCGACGAGATCTGGCTAACTGTCGAAAGATGGAACGAGGCGGCTATCTCGCTCTACAGGGACGTCGGCTTCGAGAAGCTCAGCACCGAGCCCTTTGGTATGAGAATGGGTATGGAGATAGCCGACTCCTAA
- a CDS encoding universal stress protein: MKILLGIGGSEDSVRALRRTAERTEETGDDLTVAVVDNPRSDSDADDVKEKVRGILDEYDVSSEVRRVEGHAGSRIVDIAEREGFDEIVLGGGEKSPMGKIRIGHIAEFVILNSNISVKLVR; this comes from the coding sequence ATGAAGATTCTTCTGGGAATCGGTGGAAGCGAGGACTCGGTTCGTGCCCTCAGACGAACCGCTGAGAGAACTGAGGAGACGGGTGACGACCTCACAGTTGCGGTAGTCGACAACCCGAGGAGTGACTCAGACGCCGACGACGTAAAGGAGAAGGTTCGTGGGATACTCGATGAGTACGACGTTTCGTCGGAGGTCAGACGTGTCGAGGGACACGCCGGGAGCCGTATAGTCGATATCGCGGAGCGTGAGGGCTTCGACGAGATAGTCCTCGGAGGCGGCGAGAAGAGTCCGATGGGTAAGATAAGGATAGGACACATAGCCGAGTTCGTTATACTCAACTCTAATATATCTGTCAAACTCGTGAGATGA
- a CDS encoding phosphate-starvation-inducible PsiE family protein: MSDSDDAGEMRLSPLSIASSTKKVVHYVEVAAGVIFALLFAVGVFDLSLQILEATVDGSITQPTVVMGFIDTGLLLLIIAEIYQTVIAYIEESDTRVIVRLIIYTGVIAMVRKAIIFRTSEYASTYDALLAAVAYSIILASMGFLLVIQNRETVTET, translated from the coding sequence ATGTCTGACTCCGACGACGCCGGAGAGATGAGACTGTCGCCCTTGTCGATAGCTTCGTCGACTAAGAAGGTCGTACATTACGTCGAGGTAGCCGCTGGAGTCATATTCGCCCTTCTGTTCGCTGTAGGCGTATTCGACCTGTCTCTCCAGATATTAGAGGCGACTGTCGACGGAAGCATAACACAGCCCACCGTCGTGATGGGGTTCATAGATACGGGTCTTCTCCTTCTCATAATAGCCGAGATATACCAGACAGTAATAGCCTACATCGAGGAAAGCGACACACGTGTCATAGTAAGACTCATCATATACACCGGAGTCATAGCGATGGTACGTAAAGCGATAATCTTCAGAACCTCCGAGTACGCGAGTACCTACGACGCTCTCTTAGCCGCAGTGGCTTACAGTATCATACTCGCATCCATGGGCTTTCTACTCGTTATACAGAACCGCGAAACGGTCACAGAGACATAG
- a CDS encoding cold shock domain-containing protein, producing MAEGEVTFFHDRKGYGFIETDEADDDVFFHMEDIGGPDLEEGEEVEFKIVEGDKGPRADNLVRA from the coding sequence ATGGCAGAAGGAGAGGTAACCTTTTTCCATGACAGGAAGGGTTACGGATTTATCGAAACGGACGAAGCAGACGACGATGTTTTCTTCCACATGGAGGACATTGGAGGTCCTGACCTAGAAGAAGGTGAGGAAGTCGAATTCAAGATAGTCGAGGGCGACAAGGGTCCCAGAGCGGACAACCTCGTCCGAGCATAA
- a CDS encoding 2-isopropylmalate synthase, whose product MVFWDHSVDSVSIFDTTLRDGEQSPGTSFSHDDKIKIADTLDEMGVDIIEAGFPINSDEEFEAVREITQRVDSDVCGLARVKKPDIDAAIDADVDLIHTFVSSSDVQIENSLDSSREEVLNMTAEAVEHITDHGYDCMFSPMDATRTDFDFLVDIVSTASEAGADIVNIPDTVGVMRPTAMKRLISGLREEVDIPYDVHCHDDFGLATANSIAGIEAGAVQTQVSVNGIGERAGNAALEEVVMSIESIFGVDTGIDTTKIYELSKLVERLSGIPLPQNKPIVGSNAFSHESGIHAAGVIEDSSTFEPGIMTPEMVGHRRRLVMGKHTGKHSVRETLQDAGYDPSEDEVNEITRRIKSMGGKGKRITDADVFAIAESVMSNVPESEKLIDLDEVSVVTGNKTTPMASVKADVDEEVRVDASVGVGPVDAALNAVESIMENEEGHDHDIEITDFHIDSISGGSDAVANVYVGVADSKGREANANASSEDITTASVEAVVDAINHLVRKRESDDEIEETEATP is encoded by the coding sequence ATCGTTTTTTGGGATCACAGTGTAGACTCTGTTAGTATATTTGATACTACGCTTAGAGACGGCGAACAGTCTCCAGGGACGTCATTCTCGCACGACGACAAGATCAAGATAGCAGACACCCTCGACGAGATGGGTGTCGATATCATAGAGGCGGGCTTCCCGATCAACAGTGACGAGGAGTTCGAAGCTGTACGTGAGATTACACAGCGCGTCGACTCCGACGTCTGTGGTCTTGCGAGGGTCAAGAAGCCCGACATAGACGCTGCTATAGACGCAGACGTCGATCTGATACATACGTTCGTCTCGTCGAGCGACGTCCAGATCGAGAACAGCCTCGACTCGTCACGTGAGGAGGTTCTCAACATGACGGCGGAGGCTGTCGAACACATAACTGACCACGGCTATGACTGTATGTTCTCGCCGATGGACGCGACACGTACCGACTTCGACTTCCTCGTCGATATAGTCAGTACGGCGAGCGAGGCGGGAGCCGACATAGTCAACATACCCGACACAGTCGGTGTGATGCGTCCGACTGCGATGAAACGTCTCATATCGGGTCTAAGAGAAGAGGTCGACATACCTTACGACGTCCACTGTCACGACGACTTCGGTCTTGCGACCGCGAACTCGATAGCCGGAATCGAGGCGGGTGCTGTCCAGACACAGGTCAGTGTCAACGGAATAGGCGAGCGTGCCGGAAACGCGGCTCTCGAAGAGGTCGTGATGTCGATAGAGAGCATATTCGGTGTCGACACCGGAATAGACACCACTAAGATATACGAACTCTCGAAGCTCGTCGAACGTCTCTCAGGAATACCTCTGCCACAGAACAAGCCGATCGTGGGAAGCAACGCCTTCTCACACGAGTCGGGAATCCACGCCGCAGGCGTGATAGAGGACTCCTCGACATTCGAGCCCGGAATAATGACCCCCGAAATGGTGGGTCACAGACGCCGTCTCGTGATGGGCAAGCACACAGGAAAACACAGCGTCCGTGAGACGCTCCAGGACGCAGGATACGACCCGTCGGAGGACGAGGTCAATGAGATCACGAGACGTATCAAGTCGATGGGTGGCAAAGGGAAACGCATCACAGACGCCGACGTCTTCGCAATCGCCGAGAGCGTTATGTCGAACGTTCCCGAGTCGGAGAAACTCATCGACCTAGACGAGGTGAGTGTCGTCACGGGTAACAAGACTACGCCGATGGCGAGCGTAAAGGCGGACGTCGACGAGGAGGTACGTGTCGACGCGAGCGTCGGAGTAGGTCCTGTTGACGCTGCACTCAACGCCGTCGAGTCGATAATGGAGAACGAGGAAGGACACGACCACGACATAGAGATAACTGACTTCCATATCGACTCGATAAGCGGCGGAAGCGACGCCGTCGCCAACGTCTACGTCGGAGTAGCCGACTCGAAGGGACGTGAGGCAAACGCCAACGCGTCGAGCGAGGACATAACTACGGCGAGTGTCGAGGCTGTCGTCGATGCCATAAACCATCTCGTCAGGAAGAGGGAGTCAGACGACGAGATAGAAGAAACCGAGGCAACACCATGA